A window of the Bdellovibrio svalbardensis genome harbors these coding sequences:
- a CDS encoding HTTM domain-containing protein, translated as MKLKTLANLFDEFLFKAQPVYSVALLRIGMGCLLLLNWAMIYCDLDSLYGPDGIISLATAQNYGNQLRFSLFDYLPNTANTTLALAVIHLLAVLALTFGFWTKRSIFIAFVTLVSFHHRNGFIINSADSVLRIFLFFLLFTPCADAFSVDRWILRLRGLAPEVPLEKAPWALRLIQLQFCTIYIATVLFKLKGERWMDGTAVYVATRLDDFVRYELPLLNSMYFVKFLTWSTLLVELSMGTLVWIKEFRYWVLLGGVALHLGIEYTMSIPVFEWAMIVMMICMIDSRDLEAIIQKLKHKRDMALSSAHVTTT; from the coding sequence ATGAAGCTAAAAACTCTCGCTAATCTATTTGATGAATTTCTGTTCAAAGCTCAACCTGTCTATAGTGTGGCCCTCTTGCGTATCGGTATGGGGTGCTTGCTGCTTTTGAATTGGGCCATGATATATTGTGATTTGGACTCTCTCTATGGACCCGATGGAATCATCTCCCTGGCAACAGCGCAAAACTATGGAAATCAACTGCGTTTTTCACTTTTTGATTATTTGCCAAACACTGCAAATACGACCCTCGCCCTGGCGGTGATTCATTTGCTTGCCGTTCTTGCGCTTACATTTGGGTTTTGGACGAAACGATCTATCTTTATAGCTTTTGTGACGCTGGTTTCGTTCCACCACCGCAATGGGTTTATTATTAACAGTGCGGATTCAGTCTTGCGTATTTTTCTGTTTTTTCTTTTGTTTACTCCCTGCGCGGATGCCTTCTCGGTGGATCGATGGATTTTAAGGTTAAGAGGATTGGCTCCAGAGGTTCCATTGGAGAAGGCCCCATGGGCTTTGCGGCTTATTCAATTGCAGTTTTGCACCATCTACATTGCGACGGTTCTTTTCAAGTTAAAGGGAGAGCGTTGGATGGATGGAACTGCTGTTTATGTGGCAACTCGTTTGGATGATTTTGTCAGGTATGAGCTGCCTTTGCTAAATTCCATGTACTTTGTGAAATTCCTCACTTGGTCCACATTGCTGGTGGAGCTGTCTATGGGCACCTTGGTTTGGATCAAGGAATTTCGCTACTGGGTTTTGCTCGGAGGCGTGGCCTTGCACCTGGGTATTGAGTACACTATGAGCATTCCAGTATTTGAGTGGGCTATGATAGTCATGATGATTTGCATGATCGACTCTCGAGATCTGGAGGCGATAATTCAAAAGTTAAAACACAAGCGAGATAT
- a CDS encoding S1 family serine peptidase, producing the protein MKVLNHLFVAGLIVAASVSAQADKVVGKIVGGTEAAINEFPYIVSLQSSSHFCGGSLIKKNWVLTAAHCVKGGSVKNVVIGLHDLKNTTNAEKIAPKRIIAHPQYNASATDYDFALIELSRDSSFTPIALNTTEIAISDSGAPIMSTVAGWGTTTEGSYSLPNLLQRVDVPLVSQAACNKSYPNKITDRMICAGYTEGGKDSCQGDSGGPLVAKADDGQTYLIGVVSWGRGCARAGYPGVYSKVNAGYDWIMANAQ; encoded by the coding sequence ATGAAAGTATTGAACCATCTATTTGTTGCGGGTCTTATCGTTGCTGCGAGCGTTTCAGCTCAAGCCGATAAAGTTGTTGGTAAAATCGTTGGAGGCACGGAGGCTGCTATCAATGAATTTCCTTACATCGTTTCACTTCAATCATCTAGCCACTTCTGCGGTGGATCTTTGATCAAGAAGAACTGGGTATTGACGGCTGCTCACTGTGTAAAGGGCGGATCTGTTAAGAATGTTGTTATTGGTCTTCACGATCTTAAAAACACAACAAACGCTGAAAAAATCGCTCCTAAGCGTATTATCGCTCATCCTCAGTACAATGCATCTGCAACTGATTATGATTTCGCATTGATCGAACTAAGCAGAGATTCTTCTTTCACACCAATCGCTTTGAACACGACTGAAATCGCTATCTCTGACAGCGGTGCTCCGATCATGTCAACGGTTGCTGGTTGGGGAACAACAACAGAAGGTTCTTACTCTTTGCCAAATCTTCTTCAAAGAGTTGACGTACCATTGGTATCTCAAGCTGCTTGTAACAAATCTTATCCAAACAAAATTACAGATCGTATGATCTGTGCTGGTTACACTGAAGGTGGAAAAGATTCTTGCCAAGGTGACAGCGGTGGACCTCTTGTTGCTAAAGCTGACGACGGTCAAACTTACTTGATCGGTGTTGTAAGCTGGGGTCGTGGTTGCGCTCGCGCGGGCTACCCAGGTGTTTACAGCAAAGTAAATGCTGGTTATGACTGGATCATGGCTAACGCTCAATAA